The DNA segment CCACCCTGCGCCTGACACCTCCGCCCAAATTCACCCGCACGCTGATGGCCCATTTCGCCGAAGTCGGTCAGGCTGCCGAGGCTGTGAGTGCCGCGATTGCCGCCGGGGCCGTGCCAGGGAAGCTGGAATTCATGGATCAGGCATGTACAAATGCCGTGGAGGACTACCTGCATCTGGGCCTGCCGTGCGACGCCGGGGCGGTGCTGCTGGTGGATACCGACGGCGACGATCTGGAGACCGTGGAAGTGGAACGTGCATTGGTGGAAGCGGCCTGTCTGGAAGCTGGAGGAGTGGTGCGCCGCGCCGAGGGCGAGGCCGAGGCCGCCGCACTGTGGCAGGCCCGCCGCAGCGTTTCGCCCGCGCTGGGCCGCATCCGCCCGCAGCGCATGAACGAGGACATCGTGGTGCCGCGCAGTGTGCTGCCCGAAGTGGTTCGTCAGATTCGGGCGCTGGGCGACGCCTCGGGCTTCAAGCTGGTGCAGTTCGGTCACATTGGAGACGGCAACCTGCACCCCAACATCCTCTTTGACCCGCGTAAGGAGTCAGAGGAAGCTGTTCACGCGCTGGCCCATGAAATCGCCCTCGTCGCCCTGAGGCACGGCGGCGTGCTGAGTGGCGAACACGGCATCGGCACCATGAAACGCGACTTCATGCGCGACGCAGTGGACGCCGAGACCATGGCCGCCCTGTGGAACGTCAAACGCGCGCTGGACCCGTCGGGTGCTTTAAACCCAGGCAAAATTCTGCCGGATGAAACCCATGCTTGAGATCTCTCCCGGTGATCAGACCCTGACCGTTTCTGGCGAAGTCGGGCTGCTAGAGGTCTACGCGGCGCTGCCCTCTGGCCTCTATCCCCCTTTCCCCCCGGTAGAACTGCCCGGCGGCGTGGGCGGCCTCGTCTCGCGTGGCGGCTTTGGGCAGACCTTCTTTTTTGGCGCGGAGGTGCTGGGCGTGACCTTCCGTGCGCCGTCTGGCCGCGTGGTGCGGGCGGGTGGGCGGACCGTCAAGAACGTGCAGGGCTATGACCTGACCCGGCCCTTCGTGGGCAGCTTTGGCGCGCTGGGCGAGGCGCTGAAAATCACGCTGCGCCTGCGGCCCGGTCTGAGTGCCCGCCATGTCTCGGCCCCCGGCTCACTGGCTGAGCTGCCCGATCTGGCCGCCCGCTTTGCCTGGGAAATGGACGGACAGGTTCACCTGATGCACTTTGGGCATGGGCGGCAGGTGGACTGCGCGCTGGACGTGTTGCCTGACGCAACGGAAATCACTGAACCCTTGGATCTGACCCCTCACTTTCCCGGTGGTATGGGCGTGGGGACAGGCGGCAGCGTCAAGGACCGCCGTTTCCGCTGGGTAGACGGTGGGGCCGTGCCGCCCGTGCCAGAGCTGTTCGCGCGGGTGGCGGCGAGTCTGTGAGGACTGTTTAACCGTCTGGCAGGTTGATCCACGGCCCCCACCCACTACACTCCACCCATGTCACAACCCAAATCTTCTGGCCCCGGTCCTGGCCGCAGCCGTCAGACGCAGATTTTCGTGGACGGGCTGGGCGGCACTCGCCCTCTGGTGCCCGTGGACCCTCAAGGTCTGCGAAAGGCCGCGCGGCGCAAGTTGGACGCCCCGGCTTTTGCATATCTGGCGGGCGGCGCGGGGATGGAACGCACCATGCAGGCCAACCTGGACGCCTTCGCGGGAGTGAAGCTGTTGCCCCGCCGTCTGTGCGGTTCGGCGTCGCGGGATCTGAGCGTGGACCTGTTCGGGCACACCTACCCCGCCCCCGTGCTGCTGGCCCCGCTGGGCGTGCTGGAACTGGCGCACGCGGAGGCCGATCTGGCGGTGGGCCGTGCCGCCGCCGCGCTGGGCGTGCCGTTGATCTTCTCCTCGCAGGCATCCGAGTCGATGGAAAACGTGGCCGCTGGGATGGGCGATGCGCCGCGCTGGTTCCAGTTGTACTGGGGCACCGACGAGGAAGTCACGCGCTCCTTCGTGCGCCGGGCCGAGGCGTGCGGCGCACAGGCCATCGTGCTGACCCTGGATACCACGCTGCTGGGCTGGCGTCCCCGCGATCTGGACCTGGGCAATCTGCCCTTCCTGCGCGGGCAGGGCCTGGCCCAGTATCTGACGGACGCGCACTTTCGATCCCGCCTGGACAGTGTGAACCTGCCTGCCACCTCGCCCCGGCCCTCGCCCGCCCTGCTGAAAACAGCGGCCAGCCTCGCCATGCATGGCCGCAAGTTTGGCCTGACGCTGGCGCAGATGCGGGCGGCGGCGGCCCACTTCACGGCCAGCTACACCCGCCCCGATTTGCAGTGGGATGACCTCGCACGGCTGCGGGAATGGACTGATCTGCCCATTCTCCTCAAGGGCGTCCTACACCCAGACGACGCCCGCGAGGCGGCCCGGCACGGCATGGACGGCCTGATCGTCAGCAACCACGGCGGACGCCAGATCGACGGCGAGGTGGGCAGCCTGACGATGCTCCCGCGCGTGGTGGAGGCGGCAGGCGATTTGCCCGTGCTGCTCGACAGCGGTGTCCGCACGGGCGCGGATGTGGCGAAGGCGTTGGCGCTGGGCGCGCGGGCGGTGCTGCTGGGCCGCCCCTACGCCTACGGTCTGGCCCTGGCCGGAGAGGCAGGCGTGGCCGAGGTCATCCGCAATGTGGTGGCTGAATTCGATCTGACCCTGGGCCTGCTGGGGGCGCACGCGGCGCGGGAGCTGGGGCCGGAGCATCTGGCGTAAGGCGGCAGGGCGCGCTCGCCATGTCTACGTCCTCCATGTCACAGACACGCCCCTGACTGGGAGGCGTATTCTGGACGGCGTGAAAAAACACAATTCTCTGGCTTTGATGGCGGCGTTGCTGCTGGGCGGTCTGGGCGCGGCGGGCGCGCAGACGGTCAACCTCCGTATTCTGGAAACCACCGACCTGCATACCAATGCGCTGGGCTACGACTACTACCAGGACAAGCCCACGGGCGAGTTCGGCTTCGAGTACACCGCCACCCTGATCAAGCAGGCGCGCGAGGAAAAGCGCAATACGCTGCTCTACGACAACGGCGATCTGATCCAGGGCACGCCGCTGGGCGACTATGTGGCCAAGGTCAAGCCGCTGGAGCCGGGCCAGATGCACCCCATGCACGCCGCGATGGCCCTGCTGAAGTACGATGCGGGAAACCTGGGCAACCACGAGTTCAATTACGGCCTGCCCTTCCTGAAGCAGGTGATCGCCGCCGCGCCCATGCCCATCGTCAGCGCCAACACCTACCTAGAAGACGGCGACGGCAACCCCGCCAACGACAAGAACGCCTTCACGCCGTACCTGATTCAGCGCAAGCTGGTCTATGACACCTATGGCCGCCCGTATTACCTGAACGTGGGCGTGATCGGCCTGTTGCCCCCGCAGATCGTCGATTGGGACAAGGCCAATCTGGACGGCAAACTCACCACCCGCGACATCGTGGAAACTGCCCGCAAATTCGTGCCCGAGATGAAGGCGCGCGGCGCAGACATCATCGTGGCCGTGGCCCACAGCGGCATTGCCGCCGACTACCAGCCGGGCCAGGAGAACGCCGCCACCGAGCTGACCAAGATCGACGGCATCGACGTGGTTCTCAGCGGCCACAGCCATCAGGAATTCCCCGGCCCGGTCTACAAGGACATCCCCGGCGCGGACATCACCAACGGCACCATCAACGGCAAGCCCGTCGTGATGGCCAGCTTCTGGGGCAGCGATCTGGGCATCGTGGACCTGACCCTGGCCCGCCAGGGCAACAACTGGAAGGTGACCGGGGGCAAGGCCGCCGTGCGCCCCATCTGGGACAAGGCCGCGAAGAAAAATCTGGTCACGCCGGACCCCGCCATTGCGGAGGCCGTCAAGGCGGCGCACGAGGGCACGCTGGCCTACGTGCGCGGCAAGGTGGCTGAACTGGCAACGCCCATCAACTCCTACTGGGCGCTGGTGCAGGACGATCCCAGCGTGCAACTGGTGGCAAGTGCCCAGATCGCCTATGTCAAGGCTGCGCTGGCCGACACCCAGTACAAGGATCTGCCGGTGCTGAGCGCCGCTGCCCCCTTCAAAGCGGGTGGACGCGGTGGGGCCAGCTACTACACCGACATTCCCGCCGGAACGCTGGCGATCAAGAACGTGGCCGACCTGTACGTCTACCCCAACACCGTGCAGGCTGTGGAGGTCACGGGCGCGCAGCTTCAGGAATGGCTGGAACGCAGCGCTGGGCAGTTCAACCAGATTGATCCGAAGAAGACTGAGCCGCAGCCGCTGGTCAACGACGCCTTCCCAACCTACAACTTCGACGTGATCGACGGCGTGACCTACGAGATCGACGTGTCGCAGCCCAGCCGTTACGATATGGACGCCAAGCTGGTGAACCCCGACGCCCACCGCATCAAGAACCTGATGTTTGGCGGTAAGGCCATTGACCCGGCCCAGAAGTTCGTTGTTGCCACCAACAATTACCGCGCCAGTGGCGGCGGCAAGTTCCCCGGTCTGGACGGCAAGAACATCGTGCTTGAGTCGCCCGATGAGACCCGGCAGGCCTTGATCGCCTACTTCACTGAGCAGAAGACGGTCAACCCCACCGCCGACGGCAACTGGAAGCTGACACCCATCCCCGGTGCGACGCTGCTGTACGTCAGCAGTCCCAACGCCCAGAAGTTTGCCCCGGCAGGAGCCACGTTGCTCAAGACGCGTGAGGACGGCTTCGCGGAGTACACCATCAAGTTCTGAAGCAGGGCTAGGTTTATAAAAAGAGAGGTGGAGGCTGATTGTGGCCTCCACCTCTCTTTTTTGTCGAGTTTCTACAGTCTCAATTGCCCTCTCTAAATGCTGTGCTTTGAATGTTCGTAGCGCTGACAACCACTGACGCACCGTTGCTGCTCTGGCCGAAGAATTCAAGATCCACAGAACTAGAGGCTCCTGCCAGAGTTCTTTGCACTTCAGAGACCAGATCTGCGGCAAAACCAAGGCTTAATCCGCTGATCGGCAGACCGTTGGCGGGCTGGACTTCAGGGCGCAGCTTTAAATCGGTGGTGATCTGTTGACAGGACTGATAATTGGGCAAGCTGTCCCGTTCGGGGCAGGTGTAACCAGATGGAACATAGATATCAAGTTTCTTGATGTCATCAGAGACGGCAAGCAACCGTCCATTGAAGTTGTAGCGAGTGATGCGAAAGCCCGTGATGTATACCGCATCCGAACCGGGACGGGTCATGAACGTGAAGTTCACAACGCCGGGAGCAGTGTTGGTAAAAGACACTGATTCAGGCGTGCCAGGAACAGCAGGGGTTCCAGGGGTGGTGGGCGTGCCAGGAACGGCGGGCGTTCCGGGCTTGGCAGGTGTGAATGCTCGGGTCACTGTCACAAAAGAAGTGGCGTCCCCAGCGGCCACACCAATAGAAACCCTGCCATTGCCAGTGATCTGTCCGGGCGCGCTGCCGCAAGCACTCAGGGTCAGGCCAGCCAATAGCAGAAGGGCGTATTTCTTCATCAAGTGTCCTCCGGGACGGGTGAATCTTTCAGGTGGGGGTTGAGGGTGTAAAAGGCCAGGCGTTTCATCCCGGCCAGGAAATCGACGTTCTCGACGATTACACCACGCCAATCATCACCAATTTCTTGCTGAGCCTGTCCGTCAACAGAGCGGCCCTCAGCCCGTCCCTCAGATACACGGCCTTCCGGTGGACGCGGTCCGATCACCACTGGGGCAAAATTGAGGATGCCGCGCACCCCGGCGGTCACCATCGTTTGCGCGGCGTCCTGGGCGCGTTCGGGCGGCACGGCCAGAAAGCCCATGTCCACCTTGTTCTCCCGCACGAAATCGCGCAGTTCCCCGATGTGGCGCACGGTCAGGTCCCGGACCTGCCGCCCCACCAGTTCGGGACTGACATCGAACAGACCCACGTACTGAAACTGATAGTCGCTGGCTCCCGGATAGTTGGCGATGGCCTGCCCCAGCCGTCCCACGCCCACGATCACCACGTTCCAGGTCTGGTTCAGGCCCAGCACCCGCATCAGCTCGCGCTTGAGGATCGGCACGGTGTAGCCCATGCCGCGCGTGCCGAAGCGCCCGAAGTAGGCCAGATCCTTGCGGACCTGAAAAGCACTTACCCCGGCGCGTTCGGCCAGATCGGTGCTGCTGGTGCGGCTGATGTCCCGCGTCTCCAGTTCTTCCAGAATCCGTAGGTAGGTGACCAGACGGCTGATGGCGGCAGTGGGGACCTCGGCCATCAGCGCACCCGGAAGTGGTCCAGATTGTTGTCGTCCAGCCGCTTCTCGGTGCGGGTCAGCGCGTCGCCGGTGTAGGGGCCGACCGCCACCGTGACCTTGCGGCCATCGGGGGCATTGACGGTGGGCACGTAACCCAGATCACGCAATTGCTGCACCATCTTCTGCGCGCTTTCCACCCTGTCGAAGGCCCCCACTTGCAGGTAGATCGGACCAGCGGGAGAGGCGGGTGCCTCGGTAGCAGTCGGGGTGCTACTGGTCGGAGCTGGGCTGGCGGCAGGAGCGCTGCTGGAGCTGCTGCCAGAAGTGGAAGTGCTGCCCTCAGACGTGCTGGGCGCAGTGCTGGCCTTGGCGCGTGGTGGGTACAGCAGTGCGCCGGGGTAGGCCCGCTGAATGTCGCCCAGGGCCTGACGGGCGCTGGCCTCGTCGGCGAAGGGACCGACCTGCGCCACCACCTGACTGCCCAGGTCGATTGGGTAGACCCTGTACCCTAGTGTGCTGACCGGCGCAGTGCGGCTCTGGGCCGTACCCACGCTGCCGAAGCTGCCCAGGCTGATGCGGTAGTCGCTGCGCAGGGGCGTGCGGCTCTCGCTGGTGGCGACGGCTCCGCCGCTGCGGGGCGTGACAGTGGTGGCCGCAGGCGTTTCGGTGATCTGGGCCTGCGGGGTTTCGGGCTGTGGCGTGGGGGTCTCAGCCGTCGGTGTGGCGGCTGGCGGGGTGTCCGTGCTGGCTGCCGCGTCGGGCGCCGTCTGTGATGTGGGGGCGGCGGGAATGATCGGGGCCTCGGTGCTGGTGTCGGCGGCTGGTGTGGTCTGTGCCGTGTCAGCGGGTGCTGTATCGGCAGGTGCCGTGGCCGTGCTGCCCGTATCGGCGGCTGGTGCGGGGTCTGCCGCAGGAGGCGTGATGGCCGTGGTTTCCGTATTCGGGGTGGTGGCGCTTTCCGCCGTGCCTGGCGCAGCGGGAATGCCAGAGGTGGCCGATGCCGTGGCGGTGGGCGTGGTGGTGGTAGCGGTCTTGCGCTGGCCCAGCAACAGTGCGGCGAATCCGGCCAGCAGCAGCAGGACCAGCACCCCGATCAGAATGTCGGGCCAGCGGCGGGTGGAGGCAGGTTTGCTCATAGTGGTCTCCCAGCCGTGTTCAGTCCAGCCGTGGCGCTTGCCCTGCACCGAGGACGCTGCGGTGTGATGTCTTTATTCCCCCGTGGGAGACCGTGTTCTGTCGTGTTTGCCCGCATACAACCCCCTTGAACCCCTCTTCGTAATTCCAGCATTGGCCTGTTTCCGTGCTGGGCTGCGCCAAACAGCGGCGGCCACGTTGTGAATGCCGTGCCTCAGCTTACAGAAAAAGCGTGTGGGCAGGGCATTCGGCAGGCTCATGGAGGACCGTTGGGTCTGGGCAGGGCCAGGGCCTGCGGCGCAGCACGGCAAACGGCGGCGGGAAGGGTCAGATTTTCCCCTCCCGCCGCCACCGTTGCCACGACTTTATTACTTCAAGGCGTCTTTGGCCTTGCTGCTGCCCAGGTTGGCTGCCGTCTTCAGCGACACCCTGGCCTGATCGTCCTGGCGCTGTGACCTTTGCGCCAGCCCCAGCATGTACCATGCGTCGGCGGCTTTGGGGTCCTCGGTGACCAGACCGCGCAGCACGGCCTCAGCCTCAGGGTAGCGGGCGCTGGCCAGCAGGGCGGAAGCCAGGTTCGTGCGGGCGGTGGGCGTGGGGTTGAGGCGCACGCTGTCGGCCAGTGCGCCCGCTGCTGCCGGGTAATCCTGCTGGGCGTAGTAGCTCAGGCCCAGCCACAGCGCGGTGTCGGCGTTGGGAACGCGCTTGTGGCTTTCCTTGAGGGCGATCACCGCGTCCAGCAGGCGGTTCTGGCGGTAGGCGGCGATACCCCGCACGTACAGCGCCCGCGCCGAGGTGGCCGCGTCGGGTTTCAGCTTCAGGGCCAGGGCGCTGTCGGCGGCAGCCTCATCGAAGCGGCCCAGGGTCAGGCGCACTCCGGCCAGGGCGGTGCGGTACATGGCATTGTCTGGGGCCAGCCGCACAGCGTTCAGGTACGCGGCCTGTGCGCCGGGCCGATCATTGCGAAGTGCGCGCAGCTCGCCCTCGCGCGCAAAGGCCCTGGCATTGTATTTATCGGCCTTAGTTGCTGCGCTGGCGGCCAGCACTGCCCCACGGGTATCGTTCCCGGCGGCCAGGATATCGGCCTTGCGCAGCAGCAGCGCCGAACGCTCGCTGGCCTTCTTCACGCGTTTCACGGCGGCGTCCAGCTCGCGCACGGCGCGGTCCGGCAGTCCCTGACCCATGTAGATGTCGGCCAGCAGCAGCGCTGCGTCCATGCGGGTGCCGTCGGCTTGCAGCAGCGCGTACAGGCCCGGCAGCGCCTCGGCCCCCTGCCCGGCCAGCGTGCGGGCCTGGGCCAGCCGGTAGGCGGCGTTCAGGTCATCCGGGGCCAGCGCCGTGATCTGGGTCAGGGTGGCGCTCAGGGCCGTGAAGTCGGCCATGCGGGTTTGCTCGGTGGCCAGCGCCTCCAGCACCTGCCGCTGGGCCGAGGCGCTGGCCTTGCCCGCCATCAGGGTGGCGGCCTGTCCGTACAGTTGCAGCGCCCCCGCGTGGTCCCCGCCCCGGCCCGCGATTACGCCCAGGTTGTACGGCCCCTCGTAACGGTCCGGGGCCAGCGTCACGAACTGCCGCAGTTCAAAGGCCGCGCCCTTGTCGTTGCCCAGCGCCAGCAGGGAGAGCGCCAGCCCGAAGTGAGGTTCAGGATTACCGTAGTTCTGCGCCACCAGCGCCTCGAAACCGCTGCGGGCCTGAGCATAATTCTTGGCGTCGTAGGCGGCCTGGGCCTTGTCCAGTCCTGTCTGCTGAGCCGGGGTCAGAGGGGTGACGGGTGGGGGAGGAGTGGTCGATGACGGAGCCGTCGAGGCGGGTGTGGCCTGTGCCGGGGCACCCTGGGCCGTCGCGTTCTGAGCCGCCGCGTTCTGGCCCGCTGTGGGCAGCGTCGGCAGTTTGGGAATGGTGGTGGCCGAATTCAAAGTGTTCTGGATGCCGACGGATGTAACGGTGTCGATCATGGTCTGGGCCGAACCGCTGCCTGCGAAACTCAGCAGCAGGCCGGGCAGCAGGCCCGTCAATGCAGCGCGTCTGGAACGGCTGAAACGTAATTTTTGCTTCACCTGGGAGCCTCCTGAGGTCGTTAAAACACCCTCAGCGTAGCACCCGGCTTTTTCCATAACTCTTACGGCAGTGGGGGGACCCGGCGGTCCTGTGGTGACAGCGCTAGAGCGCCGCCCCCAGGCCAGGCACTGAATTGCCGCTGACCGCGCCGGGCCGCTTGAGGGCCAGTTGCCCGCAGGCCGCGCCCGCATCCTTGCCGCGCGAACGCCGCACGCTGACATCCACACCACGCGCTTCCAGCGTGTCGTAAAAGCTTTGAATATCGGTCTCGGAGGTACTCTGGAAACCGCTGCCGTCCCAGGGATTCATGGGAATCAGGTTGACGTGGCTGACCAGTCCGCGCAGCAGATCGGCCAGCAGCTCGGCCTGCCACACCGCGTCGTTGACCCCGCGCAGCATGGTGTACTCGAAGGTGATGCGCCGCCCGGTCACGCCCTGATACTCGCGCGCCGCCGCCATGATTTCGGCAATGGAATTGGCCGCCCCGGTGGGAATGATGCGCTGGCGGGTCTCCTCGTCGGGCGCGTGCAGGCTGATCGCCAGCTTGAGGCCCAGGTCGTCCTCGGTAGCCAGCCGGGTGATCCCCTTGGCGATGCCCACCGTGGACAGCGTAATGCGGCGTTTGCTCATGCCCAGCGCCTGTGGGTGCAGCAGAATGCGCGCCGCCGCCATCGTGTGATCGTAATTGAGCATCGCCTCGCCCATGCCCATGAACACCAGATTCCGCAGCTCGCGCGGGGCCAGACCCTCGCCCCCGGCCACCGCCAGCACCTGCCCCACGATCTCGCCGGGGGTCAGGTTGCGCCCGAAGCCCATCGCTCCCGTCGCGCAGAACGAGCAACGGGCTGGGCAGCCCACCATCGTGGAGACACAGACCGTTTTGCGGTCCAGGTACGGCATGTACACCGCTTCCATCTGCCGCCCGTCTTGCAGGGTGAACAGGTACTTGACGCTGCCGTCGCTGCTGCGAACCGTCTCGATCTCGCGGAAGGGGTTGAGGTGGTACTGCCCGCTCAGCTCGGCCCGCATCTCGGCGGGCAGGTTGCTCATGCCGTCAAAGGTTCCCGCCCCCTGCACGTAGACCCATTCCAGCAGTTGCGTGCGCCGGAAGCCTTCTAGCGGGTAAGCGTCGGGGTGAAGGTCAAGCAAAAGCTCCATAGCCGTCCAGTGTAAAGGCCAGGGGCCACGGGCACCGTGACGCCGGGTGGCGTATTCATCCGATAGGGGCATCACCCCCCCCTGTCGCCGGGCTGTGAAATTTATCCTATTCAGCCCCGCCAGGTGTAATCTGCCGTGTGCATTTCTTGGAGGCTGTATGAACCGAATGAAAGTCTGGGCCGGGTCCATCTCGCTGGTGTTGCTCCTTGCAGGGTGCGGTCAGAACAGCGTTCCCGCCGTTCAGGGCAGCCAGTCGCCCGCTCCTGGGGCGCAGATCGTCGATCTGACCGGGCAGAGCATCGATACGGTCACTGCACAGAAGTCCATCACGATTCCCGTGAAAACAGCCAGTGGAGCCACGCTGGGAGAAGTCACGTTAAACGTGCAGTTTGTCACCACGGATTACGGCGACGGCCCCCTGCGCTCGACAGTTTTCAAAGTCACCTCCACCGTTCCCCACTACGGTGAGGTCAACAAAGTCACCAGAGTGACTGACTCCGCTGGGAAAGTGACAGATGAAATCAGTGATCTGACTTCGCTCGAAGCTGCTCCGGCCACCGATCTGTCGCCCTATGTAGATACCCTGTATCCCCAGGCGACGGGTAGATTTTGTGCCACCTATAACGTTGCCATCAACTGGAATGGCCCTTTTGCCTACAACGTGTCTCCAGCCAATGATCCGGCTATTCCCATGTCCAGGCAGGCGATTCAGCTCTGTGATTCATCCATTGCCACGCCTCCTGCCCTGCCCACCACGTCTCCAGCAATGCCCAAATTCGTGACCACCAGCAAAATCGTCGATGTGACTTCTAGCAGCGCTGCTGTGAATGGCAAGGTCACGGGAATTCTGGCCCTGTTCACGGATGAGAGCGGGGGTACGAAGACGGTTGTGGCTGTGACCACGGTGCGCTCCACGGTCAATCGGTACGGCGAGGCGTTAAACCTCAACTACATTGATGACGCCTCCGGGGCAGCGGTCGCCGTGCCTCCCCGCTTTCCTCAGACGATTCCCCGGAGTCCCCGTGTGGACAGGGGGGAAGTCAGCTTTACCAGCCGCAGCGCTGGCCAGACGGTGACCGGGAACAAGGTGTGCGCCCGTTCCGATGGCAATGTCAACTGGAATGGGCCATTTGTCGCCAGTGGGCCAGTGACAGATGGCGTGACCGTCACCCAGCCCGACATCGCTCTGAGTGTGTGCGATACCGCAGCGCCCACCCCAACGCCTACTCCGACGCCTACCCCAGTTGATCCCTACGCCAAGGCCAAGATTGAAACCAGCCTGGACAAGGCCAGAGGCGGCAGTGCCGCACTGCCCTACGCCATCGTGACGAATGTTCCTGCGGGAACCTACCTGCGTGGCCTGGTGACCTTTGAGCGCACACTGGACTGTCAGGCCGACAAGGCCAAGGCACTGCCCAACAAATTCAGTTTCAAGACTGGGAACAACGAATTCACCGGCAAGGTCATTGCTGGCCTGACCTTCGGCACCCAGATGAATAGCGTGGTGCGTGTATACGACGCCAAAGATGTCCTGCGTAAGACCTTCAATACCACGGTCTGCTACTTCTGATCCAATCCAGGACGTGTCCCGGCCCTCTCCATCACGGAGGGGGCTTTTTTTGTCGCTAGCTTTGCCGGTGCGGTGTGGCTGCCCCACCCACCCAGACTTCCACCCCGGTCCCGACTTCCCCAAACTGCACGCTCAGCCGCGCGGGTTGCCCCGGCATCCGCTGGGCTGCGCGCAGCAGGTTGGTGTCGGTGGGCAGGCGATTCGATGCCCCCAGCACGCCCACCGCGCAGGCCAGCATGTTGCTGCTGGCTGCATCTTCCAGAAAGCCCTTGAGTGGTCCGAACGCCCGGAAACTCAGATCGGCGCGGCGCGGTCCATCCGCTGTCAGAAGAACCAGACCCGTCGTTCCCGTCGCCCGATTAAGAGCTGAAATCGCCTCCGCATTCGGTGTGAAGGTGTCCAGT comes from the Deinococcus sp. AJ005 genome and includes:
- a CDS encoding FAD-binding oxidoreductase, which codes for MKPMLEISPGDQTLTVSGEVGLLEVYAALPSGLYPPFPPVELPGGVGGLVSRGGFGQTFFFGAEVLGVTFRAPSGRVVRAGGRTVKNVQGYDLTRPFVGSFGALGEALKITLRLRPGLSARHVSAPGSLAELPDLAARFAWEMDGQVHLMHFGHGRQVDCALDVLPDATEITEPLDLTPHFPGGMGVGTGGSVKDRRFRWVDGGAVPPVPELFARVAASL
- a CDS encoding alpha-hydroxy-acid oxidizing protein, which gives rise to MSQPKSSGPGPGRSRQTQIFVDGLGGTRPLVPVDPQGLRKAARRKLDAPAFAYLAGGAGMERTMQANLDAFAGVKLLPRRLCGSASRDLSVDLFGHTYPAPVLLAPLGVLELAHAEADLAVGRAAAALGVPLIFSSQASESMENVAAGMGDAPRWFQLYWGTDEEVTRSFVRRAEACGAQAIVLTLDTTLLGWRPRDLDLGNLPFLRGQGLAQYLTDAHFRSRLDSVNLPATSPRPSPALLKTAASLAMHGRKFGLTLAQMRAAAAHFTASYTRPDLQWDDLARLREWTDLPILLKGVLHPDDAREAARHGMDGLIVSNHGGRQIDGEVGSLTMLPRVVEAAGDLPVLLDSGVRTGADVAKALALGARAVLLGRPYAYGLALAGEAGVAEVIRNVVAEFDLTLGLLGAHAARELGPEHLA
- a CDS encoding SPOR domain-containing protein codes for the protein MSKPASTRRWPDILIGVLVLLLLAGFAALLLGQRKTATTTTPTATASATSGIPAAPGTAESATTPNTETTAITPPAADPAPAADTGSTATAPADTAPADTAQTTPAADTSTEAPIIPAAPTSQTAPDAAASTDTPPAATPTAETPTPQPETPQAQITETPAATTVTPRSGGAVATSESRTPLRSDYRISLGSFGSVGTAQSRTAPVSTLGYRVYPIDLGSQVVAQVGPFADEASARQALGDIQRAYPGALLYPPRAKASTAPSTSEGSTSTSGSSSSSAPAASPAPTSSTPTATEAPASPAGPIYLQVGAFDRVESAQKMVQQLRDLGYVPTVNAPDGRKVTVAVGPYTGDALTRTEKRLDDNNLDHFRVR
- a CDS encoding tetratricopeptide repeat protein, with product MKQKLRFSRSRRAALTGLLPGLLLSFAGSGSAQTMIDTVTSVGIQNTLNSATTIPKLPTLPTAGQNAAAQNATAQGAPAQATPASTAPSSTTPPPPVTPLTPAQQTGLDKAQAAYDAKNYAQARSGFEALVAQNYGNPEPHFGLALSLLALGNDKGAAFELRQFVTLAPDRYEGPYNLGVIAGRGGDHAGALQLYGQAATLMAGKASASAQRQVLEALATEQTRMADFTALSATLTQITALAPDDLNAAYRLAQARTLAGQGAEALPGLYALLQADGTRMDAALLLADIYMGQGLPDRAVRELDAAVKRVKKASERSALLLRKADILAAGNDTRGAVLAASAATKADKYNARAFAREGELRALRNDRPGAQAAYLNAVRLAPDNAMYRTALAGVRLTLGRFDEAAADSALALKLKPDAATSARALYVRGIAAYRQNRLLDAVIALKESHKRVPNADTALWLGLSYYAQQDYPAAAGALADSVRLNPTPTARTNLASALLASARYPEAEAVLRGLVTEDPKAADAWYMLGLAQRSQRQDDQARVSLKTAANLGSSKAKDALK
- a CDS encoding FAD-binding oxidoreductase translates to MTTEKLALTTNSPAHKPRSKGGADNALAAELMRLLGPKKVLSSLAERLSYRFDAIQFGVTPLAVVLPESTEDVIATVKAARRAGVRIVGRGAASGLSGGAAPMQPSVVISFTRMTKLEIFPERREAIAQPGVITLAVTDAARPHGLIYPPDPASFRTSTIGGNLGENAGGPLCFKYGVTGDYVTALDFVDAEGELHTLKRDAYDLAGLLIGSEGTLGLITSATLRLTPPPKFTRTLMAHFAEVGQAAEAVSAAIAAGAVPGKLEFMDQACTNAVEDYLHLGLPCDAGAVLLVDTDGDDLETVEVERALVEAACLEAGGVVRRAEGEAEAAALWQARRSVSPALGRIRPQRMNEDIVVPRSVLPEVVRQIRALGDASGFKLVQFGHIGDGNLHPNILFDPRKESEEAVHALAHEIALVALRHGGVLSGEHGIGTMKRDFMRDAVDAETMAALWNVKRALDPSGALNPGKILPDETHA
- the cpdB gene encoding 2',3'-cyclic-nucleotide 2'-phosphodiesterase; its protein translation is MAALLLGGLGAAGAQTVNLRILETTDLHTNALGYDYYQDKPTGEFGFEYTATLIKQAREEKRNTLLYDNGDLIQGTPLGDYVAKVKPLEPGQMHPMHAAMALLKYDAGNLGNHEFNYGLPFLKQVIAAAPMPIVSANTYLEDGDGNPANDKNAFTPYLIQRKLVYDTYGRPYYLNVGVIGLLPPQIVDWDKANLDGKLTTRDIVETARKFVPEMKARGADIIVAVAHSGIAADYQPGQENAATELTKIDGIDVVLSGHSHQEFPGPVYKDIPGADITNGTINGKPVVMASFWGSDLGIVDLTLARQGNNWKVTGGKAAVRPIWDKAAKKNLVTPDPAIAEAVKAAHEGTLAYVRGKVAELATPINSYWALVQDDPSVQLVASAQIAYVKAALADTQYKDLPVLSAAAPFKAGGRGGASYYTDIPAGTLAIKNVADLYVYPNTVQAVEVTGAQLQEWLERSAGQFNQIDPKKTEPQPLVNDAFPTYNFDVIDGVTYEIDVSQPSRYDMDAKLVNPDAHRIKNLMFGGKAIDPAQKFVVATNNYRASGGGKFPGLDGKNIVLESPDETRQALIAYFTEQKTVNPTADGNWKLTPIPGATLLYVSSPNAQKFAPAGATLLKTREDGFAEYTIKF
- a CDS encoding redox-sensing transcriptional repressor Rex; protein product: MAEVPTAAISRLVTYLRILEELETRDISRTSSTDLAERAGVSAFQVRKDLAYFGRFGTRGMGYTVPILKRELMRVLGLNQTWNVVIVGVGRLGQAIANYPGASDYQFQYVGLFDVSPELVGRQVRDLTVRHIGELRDFVRENKVDMGFLAVPPERAQDAAQTMVTAGVRGILNFAPVVIGPRPPEGRVSEGRAEGRSVDGQAQQEIGDDWRGVIVENVDFLAGMKRLAFYTLNPHLKDSPVPEDT